The DNA segment GGAACTGGGCGCGACGATGTCGCGGCTGGTGGAGGAGCGTGCGGCGGCCTGGGTGAAGGCGAATCCGGAGGCGAGCAAGGAGTCCGCCAACGCGCACTGGGCCCGCCGGATGTTCTCGCTGCTTGCTGAGCACCAGCGAGGATCGATTCGTCGAGCAGTGGTCAAAGGAGATGGGACCGGCGCCGCGCTGCGGGCGATCGATCTGCTGCAGGCGGCTGAGCGGCAGATCGCGACGAACACCAACCCGTCGCATGTCATGGAGAATCTTGCGGCGCAGCTCGTGGTGCGGGACTGGTAAACTCGCGGCGGGAGCAGACCTGGGCGGCTCAGCCCTGCACGCTCAGCGGCCGGTGCTCGGCCGCGGCGGGGGGGGGCGGCGCCGGACGGGATCGATCGGGGACGTTGGCTTGCCCTCGTTCACCGGCGAGCTTGTCCATCAGCATGCGCCATGTCTCGCGTTCGTACTCGAGCAACTGGATCACATGGTCGGCCTTTGTCTGGTCTTTTTCCAGACTGGCCGACGTGAGCTCGGTGTACATGTAGGTGTACAACGATGACACCTTGGCGCAGAGATCGGGATCGACCTCGGGGCGCGTTGAGGTGATGAGCTCGACGAGGATGTCGCGGCAGCGCTGGAAGCCGTTGTACACAGCCTCGTAGTTCTTGGTGCCGAGCGCATCACGCCCCTGTCGCGCGAATCGCACGGCGCCATCCAGGAGCATCAGCCGCAGCTCCTCGGGACTGGCGGTGAGGATCTTGGTGCGGAGGTACGGATTGACGTTTGCGGTTTCACTGCTCATGGGCGACGGAACTATCGGGCCATGGGAGGGGCGGCTTGAGCAACGGGCGGCCTGGAATCGTCGTTGCGGGTTATCGGGCCGCCAGGGCGGCGAGGCCGCCGAGCGAGGAC comes from the Phycisphaeraceae bacterium genome and includes:
- the fliS gene encoding flagellar export chaperone FliS; this encodes MSSETANVNPYLRTKILTASPEELRLMLLDGAVRFARQGRDALGTKNYEAVYNGFQRCRDILVELITSTRPEVDPDLCAKVSSLYTYMYTELTSASLEKDQTKADHVIQLLEYERETWRMLMDKLAGERGQANVPDRSRPAPPPPAAAEHRPLSVQG